Genomic DNA from Niallia circulans:
TATTTAATCTCGTTTTTAAAAAATCTACTTGTTCATTTTTGTTTGTAATAGAAGTGCCCAACAAAAATCTCTCCTTTCACTTTCATATCCATCGTACCGAAAATATCAGCTTCCGGCAATCTTTTTCCTTCTATACATATGTTTGCACAATAACACCGTTTTTACACCTGTCATCATTTTTGTTCCGAAAAAAAAGATCACCTACAGGTAATATAGGTGACGAGTTCGATTTTTTTTATGTTACACTATACTATACGTGCGTTTCGCATCATAATTATAAGGTAGCCTTTTCCCTTTCTATTAGGGAGTGGTCTTGTGCAACGACAGGGAGAAGCTCTGTGTCATTGGATGAGTTATTGTTCATTCCAATCTGGGACTTTGTCTCCTGTAATTTATGTTGGATAGACTGATATTGGCGCTTTGATTGAAAGTAAAGCTGCTTGAAATCTCCTGCTATTTCTTTTAAATCCTGTGTCCTTGCATTGATTGTGTTTTGAATATGCTGAAACATCGTTTGGCTGTCATTCATAACCTCTCGCATTGTATCACTTAAATAATGCAATTTTTCACTAGTGTCTTGCTTTACTTGAGCAGGGTTTTCTCTTAGCTCATGAACTAGCTGGTTGGTTGAATCCTTCCACTGCTGCACTTTCACCTTAGCATTTGTCCTTGTTGTACGATCCATGAGGGATAATGTTGTCCCGATGACACCGCCGATGACAATTCCAGCCAATAGTTTACTGTTTCCCTTGTTTTCATTAGACATCAGATCATCTCCCTTTTTTATATCAATACTTGTCTATTTCCCATATGATTTGAGATTTAAACAAGCAGATGCTTAATACGCAACTTTTTCAAAGGAGTAATAGCATGATTTCTCAAAAAAATCCGATTGTAAATCCTAAGAACGACCCTTGGGAAGCTTATATGGATATAACCCAGCATGGAGGGATGACCCTCTCCAATA
This window encodes:
- a CDS encoding YtxH domain-containing protein → MSNENKGNSKLLAGIVIGGVIGTTLSLMDRTTRTNAKVKVQQWKDSTNQLVHELRENPAQVKQDTSEKLHYLSDTMREVMNDSQTMFQHIQNTINARTQDLKEIAGDFKQLYFQSKRQYQSIQHKLQETKSQIGMNNNSSNDTELLPVVAQDHSLIEREKATL